TATCTGTTGTTTGGGTTATAATCCATGGAAGGTGACTTCCTGCTTTGCCTGTTTTTTTACCACTTAAATGTGGAATCAAGATGGTGCCCAGGTTATTTCCTGAGTGAGGAGTGTCATTCACGAATTTCAGACAGTTTCCTTTtaacctctctccctccctccctccctccacagttctcttactttgaccgggatgatgttgccctgcatcactttgctgagttcttcaaggagcagtcccatgaggaacgggaacacgctgagaaactgatggcattccagaataaacgtggaggtcgagtcctcctgcaggacattaaGGTTGGATTCTGAAGCCTTCTGTTTGTGTAGCTCTTTGTGAGCAGCTACAATCGACTGGTATCTCCCTCTATTTAGCTTTAGCATTGAACAAATACTGTATGAAGGGGAGGTTGTTCTGCAAAATAGGCTTCCTTTAGGTGACAGGAAATAATCATCAATTGAGACTCACCAGAATAGTGAGTAGATATCAATGTGAATGACTCTCCTTTAGACAGACTGAGGGAACAAAAGCTGAGACAGGAAATTGTTGCAGTGTGGAAAGTAGCAGTGTCCAGCCTTTCAGAATCTAGAAGATGTTTCTAACACCACAATCGTGAAGCCTATTCTCTGCATGTGAATTGAGAATCGACATGAACAGTAGAATGTGTTTAGAAAATTTCTTATTCCCTCAGTACAAAATCTAGTTGTCTTGAACAAATTCAAGTTTGTTTGTAGTACCTcctacaatgatgagggataactaaccgatgtagactaatgatacaactgcctgctgaactctgctttctgttcccacttcctccctccagaagccagagcaggatgagtggggcaatggtctggaggcaatgcagagagctctgcagatggagaaggatgtgaaccagagtctgctggatctgcacaaactggcctctggccacatggaccctcatgtgagtttgtAAACTGTATTCTCTCTTCCTTGGAAGAAAGTGATGTGTTTGTGCACGCTCTCTTGGTTTAAAAATCCAATTACCTTCTCCCAGCCTCCTACCGGCTGGTAAAACCTTTCAAAGGCATCACCTAAGTGGACCTCCACATGGTGGTGATGGTCGCGTCTGTCATGGGAAGTCACTTTCAGACACCTTTTTGATCCTCTGGATTAATTTTgtcttccagctgtgtgacttcctggagaggcactacttggatgagcaagtgaagatgatcaagaagctgggagatcacatcaccaacctgaagagactgggagcccctgacaatggcatgggagagtacctgtttgacaggctcacactcagctgagtGAGGTCAATAATGTGTCTGTTGTACATGGTGACATAATGCTAGTAACTTGgttgtgctctgagcaaattaaaatagtgttcaccatggaactgagtaCTTTGTATAATTTCACAGCTGCTTCTGGCTCTTGGTATTGCTGTTTGACACCTGATCATTAATTCCTTTTCTGTTCTGATTaacctttgattcaatgcctgccccagtCGTCTGCTCCTTTTCTCTCGTTTGTAGGAATTAGGTGGGCAATCCTCGCAGTGGAAATTCCACAAGTGTTCAATTTGGGTTTTTGGCTAGTAAGCAGTGTTGTATTGACTTTTTTATTCCAAACCAGCTTCTAGTCAatatcttcagtgaaaccagccccCTGTCTCAATGTTAGACACTGCCCTTGGCAATGTTCAAGTCTCTTTTGTAAATAAGCAGGGGCAGGAAATAGCAGGTttggggagcatctgtggagagaactgtTCTCAGTCCCAGGACCCAAGATACAGTCACATCTCgtgacagatgttgccagacctgtgaggctttccagcaatttttttgtcGCACTTCAAATCTAGCAATTTGAGCATACTTTCACTCTTTTGAACAGGAATATATAGTGGAACATCCAGCATCTAAGATGCACTGATCTTTAGCACTTTAGATAAGCAATTGTTTCCAGAGCTGGGAAATAGTTTACTCTCTTTtgctgcagtgggggaaggagtaaGGGCACTGCCTGATTGTAGGAGAATGGCAAAATTTGTTTTCTCGTGTATCAGTCTTTCTGCTTTTAGACAATGATCCTCATTATGTAATGCAGCAGTGCCCACCTTGGAGCCCCTGTGGTAGAACTTCTATCATTGCTCTGCAATGTAGAGATGCCAAAGGCTCAGGACACCTAGTAAAAATAAAGCTAGAATGCAAATGCCACTAGCAGAAAGCAGCAGTTTGTGTGCTTAGCAAGGAAATAAGCTCTCCTGATCTACGCTGACCGGCATGTACCTCCACCTGCAATGTGCTATGGCTGCCTAATTACTGGTGCTCAGGGGTGACAGTTTCCTTTTATTTAAAGGATGAGGATGTCTCTGAGCTGACACCATTTATTTATCCATTGCTCATTGTCCCCAAGGCCAGGTCAAAGTCACACACGTGGCTGTGGTTGCAGCGTCATAcgcaggccaggtaaggatgggttTTTGACACTGAATATAATGCTCCTCATCAGCTTCTTAATTCTAGAACTCCAGAGAGTTGTCGCACAGAATTAGGAGATCATTCCACCACTCCAGAAACTTGATGGCCTCCAGCAGCCACTAGATGCATTCTTTGCACCACTGACACACACGGAGTACACTGTGTACTGCCTCCCAAAAGCTGGagaaatccaccaaagctccTGAGAATACTTTCCAAAGCCCTAATTACTTGCCATGGGAGAAAGGCATCTGATACAGGGGAAAACCACCCCCTCTAAGTTCTCCATCAAGCTACctgccatcctgagttggaaacacAACACCCCATTCTCCAGTGTtggtggatcagaatcctggaattccctcactaggAACATTGTGGATCTGACTACAGCAATTAAAGAAGGAAAGCCACCCCATTCTCTCATGGTGGGTGTGATCTCCGAGCGGGTCAAATACCTCTGGCTGGGCCgccttttgtgaaattgtcaagttcTAGCTCAACTCCATCTCGAGTGCATGGTTCTAGTAGGTTCAATCCAAAGATGCttatgcacagaatttctggaatgAACCTGGGCAGAAAGTTAATTGGCTACGATGATAATCGTTTTCCCAAGTCCCTCGATGTAGAAGTGGACGGGATGTCTGTGCTTGAAATTTACAAGTGGATTcatggatttgacagggtagatagagaGATCCTGCTTCTTTTCAATTCACATCCAGGACTGAGAGGGGGGAATATGATTACATTCCTAGCAGTAGAAGTAAATCATCCATGATAAAGCAAAAAAcagctgctttttggaaaggatAATATGTGAATGAGCAGTTAGATATTTATTCGGTAAGATGTTGATGTTGCCAATCACTTTCCCATTGGAACatatgaccaaacaggtagatgagagtaaaccggttgatgtggtgtatatgcatTTCGGCAAGGCGTTCGATTAggctccccacagtaggctattgtacaaaatgcggaggaatgggat
This is a stretch of genomic DNA from Stegostoma tigrinum isolate sSteTig4 chromosome 38, sSteTig4.hap1, whole genome shotgun sequence. It encodes these proteins:
- the LOC132206387 gene encoding ferritin, middle subunit-like, giving the protein MVSQVCQNYHKDCEDAVNKQINLELYSSYVYLSMFSYFDRDDVALHHFAEFFKEQSHEEREHAEKLMAFQNKRGGRVLLQDIKKPEQDEWGNGLEAMQRALQMEKDVNQSLLDLHKLASGHMDPHLCDFLERHYLDEQVKMIKKLGDHITNLKRLGAPDNGMGEYLFDRLTLS